A single Defluviitalea saccharophila DNA region contains:
- the priA gene encoding primosomal protein N': MIAEVIIGISHESLDRVFHYIVPKHMENEIEIGLRVMIPFGKGNKKIEGFIIGISNTTDIDAHKLKEIYAIVDSFPLFDEHLLELAKWMKEYYGCRMIDCLRCIMPSSMKIRSEYFVRIAPKIDNTDIEDFKGRNKVEEEIILFLLNKQKYVLLEDVYDIFGKESSKYIKKLIKEGIIVQQEKEDIKELSYTIKYISINKDLDLDELEDIIELYQSKKNYHAQARILSLLMINDWIPVNELKKALQVSNSSIQSLVNKNIVQIEEIEIHRDPYSHMDFKSTESLLPTQEQKNVIQYITAKLEHSVGASVLIHGITGSGKTEVYLQLIDEVIKRGGQSIVLVPEISLTPQTVERFKGRFGDQVAVTHSKLSLRERYDQWKKAKEGKVSVMIGPRSAVFTPFSSLKLIILDEEHENTYKSEISPKFHARDVARKRCEMAGGVCVTASATPSLDSYFECEEGKAELLTLTHRANDSKLPSVEIIDMRKELELGNRSIFSTALQEEIEKNLKNKEQIILFLNRRGFSNFVSCRKCGYVLKCKNCSISYTYHAYNHSIQCHYCGDKMKVPSVCPQCGSSHIRYFGVGTERVESEVKKHFPDARVLRMDLDTAKGKYGYEKILDQFKSHKADILIGTQMIAKGHDFPNVTLVGILAADLTLHLQDFRSAERTFQLITQVSGRAGRGELPGRVLVQTYDPGHYSIETAKEHDYLSFYQKEIELRKQLNYPPFTHIFLILITGTNEKAVISNAYKLMEIMKYLNKKKKFELFGPVPAILSKIKNKYRWRIIVKCEDRDLLMKYGFYCINKFKSILNNQEIQIQTDIDPLMMY, encoded by the coding sequence ATGATTGCAGAAGTAATCATAGGAATTTCTCATGAAAGTCTCGATAGAGTTTTTCACTATATTGTACCCAAGCATATGGAAAATGAAATTGAGATAGGACTCAGGGTGATGATTCCTTTTGGAAAAGGCAATAAAAAAATAGAAGGTTTTATTATTGGAATCAGCAATACGACAGACATCGACGCTCACAAGTTAAAAGAAATTTATGCCATAGTAGATTCATTTCCGCTTTTCGATGAGCATTTGCTTGAACTGGCAAAATGGATGAAAGAGTATTATGGCTGTAGAATGATTGACTGCCTCCGCTGCATCATGCCTTCCAGTATGAAAATAAGAAGTGAATATTTTGTGAGAATCGCTCCTAAAATAGATAATACTGACATAGAAGATTTTAAAGGAAGAAATAAAGTAGAAGAAGAAATCATTTTATTTTTATTAAACAAACAAAAATATGTTCTGTTAGAAGATGTCTATGATATATTTGGAAAGGAATCAAGCAAATATATCAAAAAACTCATTAAGGAAGGAATTATTGTTCAACAAGAAAAAGAGGATATCAAAGAATTAAGCTATACCATCAAATATATATCGATTAATAAAGATTTAGATTTGGATGAGTTAGAAGACATTATAGAATTATATCAAAGCAAGAAAAATTATCATGCACAAGCAAGAATATTATCTTTGCTTATGATCAATGATTGGATCCCGGTAAATGAATTAAAAAAAGCGCTTCAAGTTTCAAATTCTTCCATTCAGTCTTTAGTCAATAAAAACATCGTTCAAATTGAAGAAATAGAAATTCATAGGGATCCGTACAGCCATATGGATTTTAAATCAACGGAATCCCTTCTTCCTACTCAAGAACAAAAAAATGTGATACAATATATTACGGCTAAATTGGAGCATTCAGTTGGAGCTTCCGTTCTTATTCATGGAATCACAGGCAGTGGTAAAACGGAAGTCTATCTTCAATTGATTGATGAAGTGATTAAACGGGGCGGTCAATCTATTGTACTGGTGCCTGAAATTTCTTTGACACCCCAAACGGTTGAACGATTCAAAGGACGCTTTGGAGACCAGGTAGCTGTTACCCACAGTAAACTTTCTTTAAGAGAAAGATATGACCAGTGGAAGAAAGCCAAAGAGGGTAAAGTATCCGTTATGATTGGGCCTAGATCTGCTGTCTTTACTCCTTTTTCATCTTTAAAGCTTATTATATTGGATGAAGAGCATGAGAATACCTATAAGTCGGAAATCTCTCCTAAATTTCATGCTCGAGATGTTGCCAGAAAAAGATGTGAAATGGCTGGAGGCGTATGTGTAACAGCTTCTGCAACGCCATCTTTAGATTCATATTTCGAGTGCGAGGAAGGAAAGGCAGAACTCCTGACCCTAACTCATCGTGCGAATGACAGTAAGCTTCCATCCGTTGAAATCATTGATATGAGAAAGGAACTGGAATTAGGCAATAGATCTATTTTTAGTACAGCCCTTCAAGAAGAAATTGAAAAAAATCTTAAGAATAAAGAACAAATCATATTATTTTTAAACAGAAGAGGTTTTTCGAATTTTGTTTCCTGCAGAAAATGCGGATATGTACTCAAATGCAAAAATTGTAGTATTTCATATACTTACCATGCATATAATCATTCTATTCAATGTCATTATTGCGGAGATAAGATGAAAGTTCCATCTGTTTGTCCTCAGTGTGGCTCCTCCCATATCAGATATTTTGGCGTGGGAACTGAAAGAGTAGAGAGTGAGGTAAAAAAGCATTTTCCCGATGCAAGAGTGTTAAGGATGGACTTAGATACTGCAAAAGGTAAATATGGCTATGAAAAAATATTAGATCAATTTAAATCCCATAAGGCAGACATTTTGATAGGAACTCAGATGATTGCCAAAGGACATGATTTCCCAAATGTAACATTGGTGGGGATATTGGCTGCGGATTTAACCCTTCATCTCCAAGATTTCCGCTCTGCTGAAAGAACTTTCCAGCTTATTACGCAGGTAAGCGGAAGAGCCGGAAGAGGAGAGTTGCCCGGAAGGGTTTTAGTACAAACCTATGATCCCGGTCATTATAGCATTGAAACTGCAAAAGAGCATGATTATCTGTCTTTTTACCAGAAGGAAATTGAACTTAGAAAACAACTTAATTATCCTCCATTTACTCATATTTTTTTGATTCTTATCACTGGAACCAATGAAAAAGCTGTCATTTCCAATGCTTATAAGCTTATGGAAATAATGAAATACTTGAATAAGAAGAAAAAGTTTGAGCTATTCGGACCGGTTCCTGCAATTTTATCCAAGATAAAAAATAAGTACCGCTGGAGAATCATTGTAAAATGTGAGGATAGAGACCTTTTAATGAAATATGGTTTTTATTGTATCAATAAATTTAAAAGTATTTTAAATAACCAAGAGATACAAATCCAAACAGATATCGATCCATTGATGATGTACTAA
- a CDS encoding Stp1/IreP family PP2C-type Ser/Thr phosphatase encodes MISAGRCDRGKHRENNEDAIFIYDTRFGCLPNLYIVADGMGGHRAGEHASSLAIQSFCDYVHNHRNDVISSNNIQEFLVSAIAHTNNIVFEKAMQNELFKGMGTTFLVAVLMDQSIYVAHVGDSRLYIIRQDEIRQLTLDHSFVEEMVRKGTISEQEALNHPKRHAITRAVGTNPSVEVDVYTSEIEDNSIILMCSDGLSNMLNNEEIIHIVKNKSDLEEIAQSLVDQANENGGLDNISVIIIRGTKGR; translated from the coding sequence ATGATTTCTGCCGGAAGATGTGATAGAGGAAAGCATAGAGAAAATAATGAGGATGCCATATTTATTTATGATACTCGATTTGGATGCCTTCCCAATCTTTATATTGTTGCAGATGGAATGGGAGGCCATCGGGCAGGGGAGCACGCCAGCTCTTTAGCGATACAGAGTTTTTGTGACTATGTCCATAATCATAGAAATGACGTCATATCCAGTAATAACATTCAAGAATTTTTAGTAAGTGCAATTGCACATACTAATAATATAGTATTTGAAAAAGCTATGCAGAACGAACTTTTTAAAGGTATGGGAACAACCTTTTTAGTTGCTGTCTTAATGGATCAAAGTATATATGTTGCCCATGTTGGAGATAGCAGATTATATATTATTCGCCAGGACGAAATACGTCAGCTTACCTTAGATCACTCCTTTGTTGAAGAAATGGTTCGAAAGGGCACTATATCAGAACAAGAAGCACTTAATCATCCAAAGCGCCATGCCATTACAAGAGCTGTTGGTACGAATCCAAGTGTAGAAGTGGATGTTTATACATCCGAGATTGAAGACAACAGCATTATTCTTATGTGTTCCGATGGTTTATCCAACATGTTGAATAATGAAGAAATTATACATATTGTTAAGAATAAAAGTGATTTAGAAGAAATCGCTCAGTCATTGGTGGATCAGGCCAATGAAAACGGAGGACTTGATAATATTTCTGTAATTATTATTAGGGGGACGAAAGGAAGGTGA
- the def gene encoding peptide deformylase, whose protein sequence is MALRQIRKDGDEILRKKSKEVKEITPSILTLLDDMAETMYAADGVGLAAPQIGILKRIVVIDVGDGIIELINPEIIETDGEQVCAEGCLSIPGISGEVKRPERVKVKALNRHGEEIILEGEDLLAVAFCHEIDHLNGVLFTDKVIRYLND, encoded by the coding sequence ATGGCATTAAGACAAATTAGAAAAGATGGGGACGAAATATTAAGAAAAAAATCTAAAGAAGTAAAAGAAATTACTCCTTCGATATTAACATTGTTGGATGATATGGCAGAAACAATGTATGCAGCGGATGGAGTAGGTCTGGCTGCACCTCAGATAGGGATTTTAAAAAGAATTGTTGTTATTGATGTGGGTGATGGGATCATCGAATTAATTAATCCGGAAATTATCGAAACTGACGGAGAGCAAGTTTGCGCCGAAGGATGTTTAAGCATTCCGGGCATCTCTGGAGAAGTAAAACGACCTGAAAGAGTTAAGGTAAAAGCTTTAAATAGACATGGGGAAGAAATTATTCTGGAAGGCGAAGATCTTCTTGCAGTGGCTTTTTGCCATGAAATCGATCATTTAAATGGAGTACTGTTTACAGATAAAGTTATTCGCTATTTAAATGATTAA
- a CDS encoding zinc metallopeptidase has translation MFPGMYIEPTYIFLVMPAILLTMYAQSKVNNTFNKYQRVGTQRGYTGAEAARAILQYAGIYDVQVEMIPGQLTDHYDPRSKTLRLSSAVYNSQSIAAIGVAAHEVGHAIQHHKSYMFLTLRNSIVPVVNIGSKMAMPLIILGLLFSSYLVNLGILLFSGVVLFQLITLPVELNASSRAITILENEGFLSENEIVPAKKVLSAAALTYVASAAVAIANLLHLIAVFGGRRDD, from the coding sequence ATGTTTCCAGGAATGTATATTGAGCCTACATATATTTTTCTTGTCATGCCAGCCATACTTTTGACGATGTATGCCCAATCAAAAGTCAATAATACTTTTAATAAATATCAAAGAGTTGGAACACAAAGAGGGTACACCGGGGCAGAAGCGGCAAGAGCTATATTGCAATATGCAGGAATTTATGACGTTCAAGTTGAAATGATTCCCGGGCAATTAACTGACCATTATGATCCAAGAAGTAAAACCCTAAGACTGTCCAGTGCCGTATACAACAGTCAAAGTATTGCGGCTATAGGCGTAGCGGCCCATGAAGTAGGCCATGCTATCCAGCACCATAAAAGTTATATGTTTTTAACTTTAAGAAATTCCATTGTTCCTGTTGTAAATATAGGCTCCAAAATGGCTATGCCTTTAATTATATTGGGACTTCTCTTTTCTTCATACTTAGTCAATTTAGGTATACTTCTCTTTTCGGGAGTTGTTCTATTTCAATTGATTACATTGCCGGTTGAATTGAATGCTTCCAGCAGAGCAATAACAATATTAGAAAATGAAGGATTTTTATCAGAAAATGAAATTGTACCGGCAAAAAAAGTACTGAGCGCAGCAGCTCTTACCTATGTTGCATCCGCAGCCGTTGCCATAGCGAACTTGTTGCATCTGATAGCTGTATTTGGCGGACGAAGAGATGATTAA
- a CDS encoding DUF116 domain-containing protein: protein MDVRVKQFAKILAAATISFLGIFIVLLTVYTYIPTYFYKFLFSLLTFIFLIAGILFISTSTFLIALYKKGTVFVFSPKILLTILKWMYPLILAIVNFFHGDKSIVNQFFIHMNNIFVESMKLKGTSKDILILIPHCVQDSQCSIKITSNLLACKACGKCKASDLKDLQEQYDCKIAIATGGTLARKAVVEYNPKYIIAVACERDLVNGILDVNAIPVYGILNQLPNGPCINTTINVQEIKDVIIRYIDANNKE from the coding sequence GTGGACGTAAGGGTAAAACAATTTGCTAAAATTCTTGCAGCAGCTACAATTTCTTTTTTGGGTATTTTTATTGTTTTATTAACTGTTTATACATATATTCCCACTTATTTTTATAAATTTTTATTTTCTTTATTAACCTTTATTTTCCTAATAGCAGGCATTTTATTTATTTCGACATCTACTTTTCTTATTGCTTTATATAAAAAAGGAACGGTTTTTGTATTTTCTCCCAAAATACTGCTTACTATTCTTAAGTGGATGTATCCTTTAATTTTAGCTATAGTGAACTTTTTTCATGGGGATAAGAGCATCGTCAACCAATTTTTTATTCATATGAACAATATTTTTGTGGAATCAATGAAGTTAAAAGGAACTTCTAAGGATATACTAATTTTAATACCTCACTGTGTTCAAGATTCACAATGCAGTATTAAAATTACGTCAAATCTTTTGGCCTGCAAAGCATGCGGCAAATGTAAGGCGTCTGATTTAAAGGATCTTCAAGAGCAATACGACTGTAAAATTGCTATTGCTACCGGAGGAACACTGGCAAGAAAGGCGGTTGTTGAATACAATCCAAAGTATATTATCGCTGTCGCTTGTGAAAGAGATTTAGTGAATGGAATTCTTGATGTAAACGCTATACCTGTCTATGGTATTTTAAATCAGCTTCCAAATGGTCCTTGCATCAATACGACTATAAATGTACAAGAGATTAAGGATGTTATAATAAGATATATCGATGCAAATAATAAGGAGTGA
- the rsmB gene encoding 16S rRNA (cytosine(967)-C(5))-methyltransferase RsmB, with amino-acid sequence MTKSNPREIAVKIISEINDDQAYSNISLQEHFSQYAYLTSLDKAFITEIVNGTIRHMKHIDYIINQFSTTKTNKMKPLILSILRSGVYQILFMSKVPSSAACNEAVKIAKKRGLGGLSGFVNGVLRNIARNINHISYPDRNKNPIEYLCIKYSYPQWLVKYWLEYYPIDFVEALCNASNNAPKITIRCNSLRTNKESLMEILSKENIEVSQGAFLPEALHISQTSAISELASFNQGLFQVQDESSMLVGHILDPKPGEKIFDVCAAPGGKATHCGELMNNQGQIFARDIHEHKLNLIKNSAERLGIDIITTELHDATVLDQEKMSQMDRVMIDAPCSGLGIIRKKPDIKWKKSNKDLKDLVDIQRKILSVCSQYVKPGGILVYSTCTISEQENLENIHWFIQNFDFDLDPVDPYIPEFLHCDSSKKGYIQLFPNVHNSDGFFIARLKRKR; translated from the coding sequence ATGACAAAATCAAATCCTAGGGAAATTGCAGTAAAAATCATATCTGAAATTAATGACGATCAGGCATATAGCAATATTTCTCTTCAAGAACATTTTTCTCAGTATGCTTACTTAACTTCATTGGATAAAGCTTTTATTACTGAAATAGTAAATGGAACTATAAGGCATATGAAGCATATAGATTATATTATTAATCAGTTTTCAACCACAAAAACTAATAAAATGAAGCCCTTGATTTTAAGCATTCTTCGTTCTGGAGTGTATCAGATTCTATTTATGTCCAAAGTTCCCTCTTCCGCAGCCTGTAATGAAGCAGTAAAAATTGCAAAAAAAAGAGGATTAGGCGGATTATCAGGCTTTGTAAATGGAGTTTTAAGAAACATTGCAAGAAATATTAATCATATTTCTTATCCTGACCGAAACAAAAATCCAATTGAGTATCTATGCATTAAATACTCTTATCCTCAATGGCTCGTCAAATATTGGCTGGAATATTATCCTATCGATTTTGTAGAAGCATTATGCAATGCGTCTAACAATGCTCCTAAGATTACTATTCGTTGCAATTCTTTACGGACGAATAAAGAGTCTTTGATGGAAATATTATCTAAAGAGAATATTGAGGTATCCCAGGGAGCATTTCTGCCGGAGGCTCTGCATATTTCACAAACTTCAGCTATTAGCGAATTAGCTTCATTCAATCAAGGTTTATTTCAAGTCCAGGATGAAAGTTCAATGTTAGTTGGACATATTCTTGATCCAAAGCCAGGAGAAAAGATCTTTGACGTGTGTGCGGCTCCGGGAGGCAAAGCAACCCATTGCGGAGAATTAATGAATAATCAAGGTCAGATTTTTGCCAGGGATATTCATGAACATAAGCTGAATTTAATCAAAAACTCTGCAGAAAGACTGGGGATTGATATCATTACAACGGAACTTCATGATGCTACGGTATTAGATCAAGAAAAAATGTCCCAGATGGACAGAGTTATGATTGACGCGCCTTGTTCTGGACTTGGCATTATTCGCAAAAAGCCCGATATAAAGTGGAAAAAGTCAAATAAAGATCTAAAGGATTTGGTTGATATTCAAAGAAAAATACTCTCTGTGTGTTCGCAATATGTTAAACCCGGAGGAATTTTGGTCTACAGTACATGCACAATTTCAGAACAAGAAAATTTAGAGAATATTCATTGGTTTATCCAAAATTTTGACTTTGACTTAGATCCTGTTGATCCTTATATTCCTGAATTTCTTCACTGTGATTCATCAAAAAAAGGATACATTCAATTGTTTCCTAATGTGCACAACAGCGATGGTTTTTTCATTGCTCGACTGAAACGAAAGAGGTAA
- the fmt gene encoding methionyl-tRNA formyltransferase → MKIVFMGTPDFAVPSLQKLIDEKYYIAAVVTQPDRPKGRGKKMVAPPVKELAVKYDIPIFQPERVRNPEFIETLRSIAPDLIVVIAFGQILPKEILDIPTYGCINVHGSLLPKYRGAAPIQWAIINGEKITGVTTMFMDEGMDTGDMILKKEIPIEPEYTAGDLHDIMAPVGADLLKDTLDELIRGNIKREKQDEDEATYAPMLKKENGLIDWSQPSYKIINLIRGLSPWPSAYTFYKDQMMKIWKAEVYNKTYEHHTIGEIVEVIKNKGLVVKTGDSSLLITEMQAPNGKRMTVEEYLRGHDIEQNIILGSHF, encoded by the coding sequence ATGAAAATCGTTTTTATGGGAACACCGGATTTTGCTGTTCCATCTTTGCAAAAATTAATTGATGAAAAATATTATATAGCTGCTGTAGTAACCCAACCCGATCGGCCTAAGGGGAGGGGGAAAAAAATGGTGGCTCCTCCAGTAAAGGAATTGGCAGTAAAATATGATATTCCGATTTTTCAGCCAGAGAGGGTTAGAAATCCAGAATTTATTGAAACCCTTCGCTCTATTGCACCGGATTTGATTGTTGTAATTGCCTTTGGTCAAATTCTGCCTAAAGAGATTTTAGATATCCCAACCTACGGATGTATTAATGTTCATGGATCATTACTTCCTAAATATCGTGGAGCTGCACCTATTCAATGGGCTATTATTAATGGTGAAAAGATTACCGGTGTAACTACAATGTTTATGGATGAAGGAATGGATACTGGGGATATGATCTTAAAAAAGGAAATTCCTATTGAACCAGAATATACTGCTGGTGATCTTCATGATATCATGGCTCCTGTTGGCGCTGATCTTTTAAAAGACACCTTGGATGAACTGATTAGAGGAAATATAAAACGAGAAAAACAAGATGAAGATGAAGCCACATATGCACCAATGCTGAAAAAAGAAAATGGGTTAATAGACTGGTCCCAGCCTTCCTATAAAATTATTAATTTAATCAGAGGATTATCTCCTTGGCCCAGTGCTTATACATTTTATAAAGACCAAATGATGAAAATTTGGAAAGCTGAAGTTTATAATAAAACATATGAACATCATACCATAGGAGAAATTGTAGAAGTTATAAAGAATAAAGGTTTGGTAGTTAAAACGGGGGATTCAAGTCTTCTTATTACTGAAATGCAAGCACCAAATGGGAAGAGAATGACAGTGGAAGAATACTTAAGAGGTCATGATATAGAGCAAAATATTATTTTAGGTTCCCATTTTTAG
- the pknB gene encoding Stk1 family PASTA domain-containing Ser/Thr kinase, whose translation MLQRGTILSNRYEIIERIGAGGMSIVYKAKCNKLQRYVAIKVLREEFASDEEFVSRFRVEAQSAASLSHPNIVSIYDVGYEDHTHYIVMEYIHGKTLKQIIEEEAPFTSERVLNVAMDIASALQHAHKKNIIHRDIKPQNILITDEGVLKVADFGIARAVDSSTVVTTGNAIGSVHYFSPEQARGGYVDKTSDIYSLGIVMYEMGTKMLPFEGESPVTVALKHINEELPSPRSYNNQLSTSLEDIIIKATQKKPENRYKNIDEMIKDMEQSIQHPNGSFVKIPDIENSPTIQMSEKDMKLLRGDKKDHINEELEQKEEFHEEKDPREKWVTAGAVFTAFVLMIVISVVGIKLIQGYLQPKVVAVPSLIEMNVDDAKALLEEKELKLKISEEAYDDEIPEGRIIRQDPEEGTIINLNSEVEVVVSKGIQTIEVPNVENRDYKNAESILEELGFNIRRDPQYNDSIDENLVISQEPRAGTMLKAGETVILTVSLGPEIKTVAVPNLLNLTEQAAKNQLQNSGLNVGQITYIPHSEVAKGYVVSQTVQPGEIVKEGYMVGFVVSEGKEETEEPQSTGPVEKHITILAPLDTDTDSFHVRVRLNGENRFIYEQTHTFSDFPLDIAVTGEGTGYVEVYINEDIYYRESIDFE comes from the coding sequence ATGCTACAACGTGGTACAATATTGAGCAATCGATATGAGATCATTGAGAGAATCGGTGCTGGCGGCATGTCCATAGTTTATAAAGCAAAGTGCAATAAACTACAGAGATATGTAGCAATAAAAGTATTAAGAGAAGAATTTGCTTCCGATGAGGAGTTTGTATCTCGGTTTAGAGTAGAAGCACAATCAGCTGCCAGTTTATCTCATCCCAATATTGTAAGCATTTATGATGTTGGATACGAAGATCATACCCACTATATTGTAATGGAATATATTCATGGTAAAACTTTAAAGCAAATAATTGAAGAAGAAGCACCTTTCACATCTGAAAGAGTTCTTAATGTGGCAATGGATATTGCTTCAGCACTGCAGCATGCCCATAAAAAGAATATTATCCATAGAGATATTAAGCCACAAAATATATTGATAACTGATGAAGGGGTATTAAAAGTTGCAGATTTTGGTATTGCCAGAGCGGTAGATTCATCCACCGTTGTTACCACAGGAAATGCAATTGGTTCTGTTCATTATTTTTCTCCGGAACAAGCAAGGGGCGGTTATGTAGATAAAACCAGCGATATTTATTCTTTAGGTATTGTAATGTATGAAATGGGCACAAAAATGCTTCCTTTCGAAGGAGAAAGCCCTGTTACAGTTGCCTTAAAGCATATTAATGAAGAACTTCCTTCCCCAAGGAGTTATAATAATCAGTTATCTACCAGTCTCGAAGATATTATTATAAAAGCTACGCAAAAGAAACCGGAAAACAGATATAAGAATATAGATGAAATGATTAAAGATATGGAACAATCCATACAGCATCCCAACGGTAGTTTTGTAAAAATACCCGATATTGAAAATTCACCTACAATTCAGATGTCTGAAAAAGATATGAAGCTATTAAGAGGCGATAAAAAAGATCATATTAATGAAGAATTGGAGCAAAAAGAAGAATTTCATGAAGAAAAGGACCCAAGAGAAAAATGGGTCACAGCAGGAGCAGTCTTTACAGCGTTTGTTCTTATGATTGTTATTAGCGTAGTAGGTATTAAATTGATTCAAGGATATCTACAGCCAAAGGTTGTTGCCGTGCCTTCTCTTATTGAAATGAATGTTGATGATGCCAAAGCACTGCTGGAAGAAAAAGAACTTAAGTTAAAAATAAGTGAAGAAGCCTATGATGACGAAATTCCCGAGGGCAGAATTATCAGGCAAGATCCTGAAGAAGGCACTATTATCAATTTAAACTCAGAAGTTGAAGTAGTAGTGAGTAAAGGAATACAAACTATTGAAGTACCTAATGTAGAAAACAGGGATTATAAGAATGCGGAAAGCATATTAGAAGAATTAGGATTTAATATAAGAAGAGATCCCCAATACAATGATTCTATAGATGAAAATCTAGTTATTTCACAGGAACCAAGGGCTGGAACTATGCTCAAGGCCGGTGAAACGGTTATTTTAACAGTAAGTTTAGGTCCTGAAATTAAAACTGTAGCTGTTCCCAATCTTCTTAATCTAACTGAACAGGCTGCAAAGAACCAATTACAAAATTCGGGTCTTAACGTTGGACAAATTACATATATTCCCCATAGCGAAGTTGCAAAAGGATATGTAGTGAGTCAAACCGTGCAACCTGGCGAAATCGTGAAAGAAGGCTATATGGTTGGCTTTGTTGTGAGTGAAGGGAAAGAAGAAACAGAAGAACCTCAATCTACTGGGCCTGTGGAAAAGCATATTACCATTCTGGCGCCTCTCGACACGGACACGGATTCCTTCCATGTCAGAGTGAGATTAAATGGAGAAAATAGATTTATTTATGAGCAAACTCATACATTTTCTGATTTTCCTTTAGACATTGCTGTAACTGGTGAGGGAACAGGATACGTTGAGGTATATATCAATGAGGACATATATTATAGAGAATCCATTGATTTTGAATAA
- the rlmN gene encoding 23S rRNA (adenine(2503)-C(2))-methyltransferase RlmN — MKKRDIASLKIDELERLMEDLGEKSFRGAQIFQWIHQKNVDSIDEMTNLSKELREKIKNHFELNTLKIEEKYTSKIDKTTKYLFALEDNNIIESVLMHYSYGNTACISSQVGCRMGCAFCASTIDGLIRNLTAGEMLEQVYQIQKDSKEKVSNIVIMGSGEPLDNLDHILLFIELINSPKGQNIGQRHITLSTCGLVDKMYELADKKLQITLAVSLHAPNDDIRRKMMPIANKYSINDLLKACHHYIEMTNRRITFEYALIHNVNDKKEHAKELGEKLKGMLCHVNLIPMNPVKESSFRESTSSSVKDFMDILQSYGIQTTVRRKLGSDIDAACGQLRRRYLEKN, encoded by the coding sequence ATGAAAAAAAGAGATATTGCTTCATTAAAAATAGATGAATTAGAAAGACTTATGGAAGACCTTGGCGAAAAGAGTTTTCGTGGGGCTCAAATATTTCAATGGATTCATCAAAAAAATGTAGACAGTATAGATGAAATGACGAATCTTTCAAAAGAACTGAGAGAAAAAATAAAAAATCATTTTGAATTGAATACACTTAAAATTGAAGAAAAATATACTTCTAAGATTGATAAAACGACAAAATACTTGTTTGCACTGGAAGATAATAATATAATAGAAAGTGTTTTGATGCATTATAGCTATGGCAATACTGCATGTATTTCATCACAAGTAGGCTGTAGAATGGGTTGTGCTTTTTGTGCCTCAACCATAGATGGACTCATTCGAAATTTAACAGCCGGCGAAATGCTGGAACAGGTTTATCAAATTCAAAAAGACAGCAAAGAAAAGGTATCAAACATCGTTATTATGGGCAGCGGAGAACCCTTAGATAATTTAGATCATATCCTTTTGTTTATTGAATTAATCAATAGTCCAAAGGGACAAAACATCGGGCAAAGACATATTACATTATCCACTTGCGGCTTAGTTGATAAAATGTATGAATTAGCGGACAAAAAACTGCAGATTACTTTGGCAGTATCTCTCCATGCGCCTAATGATGATATTCGAAGAAAAATGATGCCTATTGCAAACAAATATTCTATAAATGACCTTCTAAAGGCATGTCATCATTACATTGAAATGACCAATAGAAGAATTACTTTCGAATATGCACTTATACACAATGTAAATGACAAAAAGGAACATGCTAAAGAATTAGGAGAAAAATTAAAAGGAATGCTTTGCCATGTTAATTTGATCCCAATGAATCCAGTTAAAGAATCCAGTTTTAGAGAAAGCACATCCAGCTCAGTAAAAGATTTTATGGATATCTTACAGTCCTATGGAATTCAAACTACCGTGCGAAGAAAACTTGGAAGTGATATAGATGCTGCCTGTGGTCAGCTCAGAAGGAGATATTTGGAAAAGAATTGA